One window of the Camelina sativa cultivar DH55 chromosome 1, Cs, whole genome shotgun sequence genome contains the following:
- the LOC104776056 gene encoding fatty acyl-CoA reductase 2, with amino-acid sequence MEALFLSSSSSFIAASNKLTRSHNPCDWSKLVRQKKRLGLTWCRVGGGGDGGRNNNAERPIRVSSLLKGRGQVLIREPSPPTMDAETLVLSPNGNGRTIEINGVKTLMPFSGAAMVGMKEGLGIISFLQGKKFLITGSTGFLAKVLIEKVLRMAPDVSKIYLLIKAKNKEAAIERLKNEVLDAELFNTLRETHGASYMSFMLTKLIPVTGNICDSNIGLQADSAEEIAKEVDVIINSAANTTFNERYDVALDINTRGPGNLMGFAKKCKKLKLFLQVSTAYVNGQRQGRIMEKPFSMGDCIATENFLEGNRKALDVDKEMKLALEAARKGIQNQDEAQKMKDLGLERARSYGWQDTYVFTKAMGEMMINSIRGDVPVVIIRPSVIESTYKDPFPGWMEGNRMMDPIVLCYGKGQLTGFLVDPKGVLDVVPADMVVNATLAAIAKHGMSTTDPEPDINVYQIASSAINPLVFEDLAELFYNHYKSSPCMDSKGDPIMVRLMKLFNSVDDFSDHLWRDAQERSGLMSGLSSADSKMMQKLKFICKKSVEQAKHLATIYEPYTFYGGRFDNSNTERLMEKMSEDEKREFGFDVGSINWKDYITNVHIPGLRRHVLKGRA; translated from the exons GGCTTAACATGGTGTCGTgtaggtggtggtggtgacggTGGGAGAAACAATAACGCAGAGAGGCCTATTCGGGTTTCTTCGCTTTTGAAAGGCAGAGGTCAAGTACTGATTAGGGAACCGAGTCCGCCAACTATGGACGCTGAGACATTGGTTCTGTCTCCAAACGGGAACGGGAGAACCATCGAGATCAATGGAGTAAAGACTTTGATGCCTTTTAGTGGCGCTGCTATGGTGGGGATGAAAGAAGGGCTTGGCATAATCAGTTTCCTCCAAGGGAAGAAGTTTCTAATCACTGGTTCTACCGGTTTCTTAGCTAAAG TGCTTATTGAGAAAGTCTTGAGAATGGCTCCAGATGTCAGCAAGATATATCTCTTGATTAAAGCTAAAAACAAAGAAGCTGCGATCGAGCGGCTAAAGAACGAG GTGTTAGATGCAGAGCTTTTTAATACTCTAAGAGAGACTCACGGAGCATCGTACATGTCGTTCATGTTAACCAAACTCATCCCTGTGACAGGAAACATTTGCGATTCAAACATTGGGTTGCAGGCAGATTCAGCTGAGGAAATTGCGAAAGAAGTTGATGTGATTATCAACTCTGCTGCCAATACAACCTTCAATGAAAG ATACGATGTTGCTCTGGACATAAACACAAGAGGGCCTGGTAATCTCATGGGATTCGCCAAGAAGTGCAAGAAACTCAAACTGTTCTTGCAAGTATCCACAG CTTATGTGAATGGACAAAGACAAGGAAGGATCATGGAGAAGCCATTCTCGATGGGAGACTGTATAGCAACTGAGAACTTTCTAGAAGGAAATAGAAAAGCATTAGATGTTGACAAAGAGATGAAGTTAGCTCTTGAAGCTGCTAGAAAAGGGATTCAAAATCAAGATGAGGCGCAGAAGATGAAAGATCTCGGTCTAGAGAG GGCAAGATCATATGGATGGCAAGACACTTATGTTTTCACCAAAGCAATGGGTGAGATGATGATCAATAGCATTCGAGGAGACGTACCTGTGGTTATTATAAGGCCTAGTGTCATTGAAAGCACTTACAAAGACCCTTTCCCTGGATGGATGGAAGGAAACAG GATGATGGACCCTATAGTTCTCTGTTACGGGAAGGGGCAACTCACGGGGTTTCTGGTTGATCCAAAAGGAGTTCTTGATGTGGTTCCTGCTGATATGGTTGTTAATGCAACCTTAGCTGCCATAGCAAAGCACGGAATGTCAACGACGGATCCGGAACCTGACATAAACGTGTATCAGATCGCTTCTTCGGCCATAAACCCGCTGGTTTTCGAAGACTTAGCTGAGCTTTTTTATAACCATTACAAATCATCCCCGTGCATGGACTCAAAAGGTGATCCTATCATGGTGCGCTTGATGAAACTTTTCAATTCCGTTGATGATTTCTCGGATCATCTGTGGAGAGATGCTCAAGAACGGAGTGGGTTGATGAGTGGTTTGAGCTCAGCGGATAGTAAGATGATGCAGAAGCTAAAGTTTATATGCAAGAAATCAGTTGAACAAGCCAAACACCTTGCAACTATTTATGAGCCATACACTTTTTATGGTGGAAG atTTGATAACAGCAATACAGAGAGGTTAATGGAGAAGATGTCAGAGGACGAGAAGAGAGAGTTTGGGTTTGATGTTGGAAGCATTAACTGGAAGGACTACATTACAAACGTTCACATTCCCGGTTTAAGAAGGCATGTCTTGAAAGGAAGAGCTTAA
- the LOC104776077 gene encoding uncharacterized protein LOC104776077, giving the protein MAKSFTMIMLVSIVMFYMANPIFSQEIDPYSEEVPEDVAMSPTDFEFYVETPDEAPFEEADSPAMKYDTELIHHYSHKQLDFLRGCAEKPSSKCGDTIFKNLVDETTSTPITDECCRDILKIGRDCHLGIVKVLFSTYEYKDIASKAIPRSKQTWNDCVRRVGSNIGAPVSLE; this is encoded by the coding sequence atgGCAAAGTCTTTTACCATGATAATGCTCGTATCGATAGTAATGTTTTACATGGCTAATCCAATTTTTTCCCAGGAAATTGATCCATATTCAGAAGAGGTACCAGAAGATGTGGCTATGTCTCCAactgattttgaattttacGTTGAAACTCCCGATGAAGCTCCATTCGAAGAAGCTGATTCACCCGCAATGAAATATGACACGGAGCTTATTCACCATTATTCGCACAAACAACTCGATTTTCTTCGGGGTTGTGCGGAAAAACCGAGCTCGAAATGCGGAGATACGATTTTCAAAAACTTGGTGGATGAGACGACATCAACCCCAATTACAGATGAATGTTGTCGTGATATATTGAAGATTGGCAGAGATTGCCATCTCGGAATTGTTAAGGTTTTGTTCTCCACATATGAGTACAAAGATATTGCATCTAAGGCTATTCCAAGAAGCAAACAAACATGGAACGATTGTGttcgtagagttgggagcaataTTGGTGCTCCAGTGTCTTTGGAGTAA
- the LOC104776089 gene encoding LOW QUALITY PROTEIN: S-locus-specific glycoprotein-like (The sequence of the model RefSeq protein was modified relative to this genomic sequence to represent the inferred CDS: inserted 1 base in 1 codon; deleted 2 bases in 1 codon), giving the protein MRGTIPNSYTFFFLFVVLALFSHVLSINTLSSTETLTISSNRTIVSPGDVFELGFFKTTTTRSRNGDRWYLGIWYKSTSTRAYVWVANRNNPLSKSTGTLKISYDNLVLLDHSDAPVWSTNLTRTVRSPVVAELLANGNFVLRDSQSKYQNRFLWQSFDFPVNTLLPEMKIGRNLKTGHESFLSSWKSLYDPSSDGFTFKLETKGLPELFLYKKEFLLYRSGPWNGVGFSGIPTMQNWSYFDVVTNFIENREEVAYSFKVTNQSLHSRVRLTSEGILQMLRWDSTSLEWNLIWILPNDECDLYQICGPYSYCDMNRSPKCNCIRGFVPKNMTAWALGDTSSGCVRKSRLNCHGDGFLMMKMMKLPDTSTAIVDKRIGLNECEEKCLKDCNCTGFANKDIRNGGSGCVIWTXRAQGYEELCRRRSRSLCQNN; this is encoded by the exons atgagaggCACAATACCAAACTCttacactttcttcttcttgttcgttGTCTTAGCTCTGTTTTCTCATGTGCTCTCGATCAATACTTTGTCATCTACAGAAACTCTGACAATCTCAAGCAACCGAACCATTGTGTCTCCTGGTGATGTCTTCGAGCTTGGTTTCTTTAAGACCACAACAACAAGATCTCGAAATGGTGATCGTTGGTATCTTGGGATTTGGTACAAGTCAACCTCTACTAGAGCTTATGTATGGGTTGCCAACAGAAACAATCCTCTTTCCAAATCCACTGGAACATTAAAGATCTCTTACGATAACCTCGTCCTCCTTGATCATTCCGATGCTCCTGTCTGGTCAACGAATCTGACGAGAACGGTGAGATCTCCAGTGGTGGCAGAGCTTCTCGCTAACGGCAACTTCGTGCTTAGAGACTCCCAAAGCAAATATCAAAATCGTTTCTTGTGGCAAAGCTTTGATTTCCCGGTGAATACTCTGCTCCCGGAGATGAAAATTGGTCGGAATCTCAAAACAGGACACGAGAGTTTCCTCAGTTCTTGGAAAAGCCTTTATGATCCCTCAAGCGATGGCTTCACGTTCAAACTAGAAACTAAAGGGCTACCTGAGTTATTTCTTTACAAGAAAGAGTTTCTATTGTACCGATCCGGTCCGTGGAATGGAGTCGGGTTTAGTGGTATACCAACCATGCAAAATTGGAGCTACTTTGACGTTGTTACCAACTTCATAGAGAACAGAGAGGAAGTTGCTTACAGTTTCAAAGTCACCAACCAAAGCCTCCACTCGAGAGTTAGACTAACTTCCGAAGGGATACTACAGATGCTCAGATGGGATTCGACATCATTGGAATGGAATTTGATATGGATTTTACCTAACGACGAATGCGATCTGTACCAAATCTGTGGTCCGTACAGTTATTGTGACATGAATAGGTCACCGAAGTGTAACTGTATCAGAGGATTCGTTCCAAAGAATATGACGGCTTGGGCTTTGGGAGATACGTCCAGTGGATGTGTGAGGAAGTCACGATTGAACTGCCACGGAGATGGTTTTcttatgatgaagatgatgaagctgCCGGATACAAGCACAGCAATCGTGGACAAGAGAATTGGGTTGAATGAATGTGAGGAGAAGTGTTTAAAGGATTGTAATTGTACCGGGTTCGCCAATAAGGATATCCGCAATGGTGGGTCAGGTTGTGTGATTTGGA AGAGAGCTCAGGGATATGAGGAA TTATGTCGCCGGAGGTCAAGATCTTTATGTCAGAATAATTAA
- the LOC104776099 gene encoding uncharacterized protein C18orf8 produces the protein MISSSQASVGSGALSHVYIHHPSLRCNIPESRGLFYDDANRLLICTTSNQVFSWQTSPFDPEVSPSIDSISEGPILSIRFSLDKKVIAIQRSDCEIQFFNRETKQILNHKCKVGSESILGFFWSDSPLCDLAIVKTSGMDLFACDSMLNSLRLVETKKANVNWYIYTHETRLVLLASGLQCKTFNGFQLSSAGVVRLPRFEMTMARSESNSKPILSAGDLHLVTVYGRIYCLQVDGEAMLLHLYRFYRDAVVQQGSLPMYSSKLSVNVVDNLLLVHQIDAKVVIIYDLFADSRAPVSAPLPLLWRGYQGSDTSSQAANKEIESSESSTSNENIVMYEDGWTFLVQDLILDQTNKVLWKIHLDLEAISASSSDRTSLLEFLQRRKLEANKAKQLCLGIARDIILERRPATQVTQAIDVLVTAYSCSVKAGTYKEIKNEQATASTPTAGASPDNERHRPSGSNIGEDVEMDPSSGSKENMFCADEEQESQLSSPAISPDELYKFVFAFVEEMMVEESEYLVAIITEFLRSISSEKLKVDLNIYVMTIRLLAYSKRFAELSLYTTNKIIEPSKEVAFQLLESGRQNLRVRKLGLDMLRQLSLHHDYISSLVQDGYYLEALRYAQKHKVTSVRSSLFLEAAFASNDLQHLAAILRVLSELIPGFKETSEYYTFYGLLNDTSSSVAV, from the exons AT GATATCAAGTTCACAGGCAAGTGTTGGTTCTGGTGCTTTATCACATGTCTATATACATCATCCATCCCTACGTTGCAATATTCCTGAATCCAGGGGGTTGTTCTATGATGATGCCAACAGATTGCTAATCTGTACCACATCTAATCAG GTCTTTTCATGGCAAACATCCCCCTTTGACCCAGAAGTATCTCCTTCAATTGATTCTATAAGTGAGGGACCTATCCTGTCAATCAGATTCTCTCTTGATAAAAAAGTGATAGCTATCCAAAGATCCGACTGTGAAATACAGTTTTTTAATCGAGAGACCAAGCAGATACTTAACCACAAATGCAAGGTAGGATCAGAGAGCATTCTCGGATTCTTTTGGAGTGACTCTCCATTATGTGATCTTGCAATTGTAAAGACCAG TGGTATGGACTTGTTTGCTTGTGACTCTATGTTGAATTCACTACGTTTGGTGGAAACCAAAAAAGCGAATGTGAATTGGTACATTTATACACATGAAACTCGATTGGTTCTTCTTGCGTCAGGATTGCAATGCAAGACATTTAATGGATTCCAG CTTTCCTCTGCAGGAGTTGTCCGTTTACCGAGATTTGAGATGACCATGGCTAGATCTGAATCAAATAGTAAACCTATTCTCTCTGCTGGAGATCTCCACTTAGTCACTGT ttatgGCCGAATATATTGCTTACAAGTGGACGGGGAGGCAATGCTACTGCATCTATACAGGTTTTACCGAGATGCAGTTGTTCAACAA GGTTCTTTACCGATGTACTCAAGCAAATTGTCGGTGAATGTGGTCGACAATTTATTGCTTGTGCACCAAATCGATGCAAAGGTCGTCATCATCTATGACTTATTTGCTGATTCTCGGGCTCCCGTATCTGCGCCTCTTCCTTTGCTGTGGAGGGGTTACCAAGGCTCAGACACATCATCTCAAGCTGCTAACAAGGAAATTGAGAGCTCAGAATCATCTACAAGCAATGAAAACATAGTCATGTATGAAGATGGCTGGACCTTTCTGGTTCAAGACCTTATTCTGGATCAGACTAACAAGGTTCTATGGAAGATACATTTGGATCTCGAG GCAATTTCCGCTAGCAGCTCAGACAGGACGTCTCTTCTAGAATTCCTGCAGAGAAGGAAGTTGGAAGCAAATAAG GCCAAACAACTGTGCTTGGGGATAGCAAGGGATATTATTTTGGAACGTCGACCAGCAACTCAGGTTACTCAGGCAATCGATGTACTAGTCACAGCATATTCCTGTTCGGTTAAAGCCGGTACATACAAGGAAATAAAGAATGAACAGGCCACTGCGTCTACTCCAACCGCTGGTGCATCTCCTG ATAACGAAAGGCATAGGCCATCTGGAAGCAATATTGGTGAAGATGTTGAAATGGACCCATCGTCTGGTTCAAAGGAGAACATGTTTTGTGCTGATGAGGAGCAAGAATCTCAACTTTCGTCACCGGCCATTTCACCCGATGAGCTCTACAAGTTTGTATTTGCTTTTGTGGAGGAAATGATGGTTGAGGAATCAGAGTATCTAGTTGCTATCATCACAGAGTTTCTTCGCAG TATAAGTTCAGAAAAGCTCAAAGTGGACCTTAACATCTATGTGATGACCATCAGACTTTTAGCTTACAGTAAACGATTTGCAGAACTATCGCTATACACCACAAACAAG ATAATCGAACCATCAAAGGAAGTCGCGTTTCAACTTCTCGAGAGTGGTCGTCAAAATCTCCGGGTAAGGAAACTTGGGCTTGATATGTTGAGACAGCTCTCATTGCACCATGATTACATCTCCTCCCTCGTGCAAGATGGATACTATCTTGAAGCTCTGCGATATGCGCAGAAGCATAAG GTGACGAGTGTGCGATCTTCGCTGTTTCTAGAAGCAGCATTCGCGTCGAATGATCTGCAGCATCTGGCAGCAATATTGAGGGTCTTGTCGGAATTGATACCTGGGTTCAAAGAAACATCAGAATATTACACATTCTATGGCCTTCTCAATGACACCAGTTCCTCAGTTGCTGTCTGA